The DNA region ATCTCGCGCACCGGCTGGCTGGCGGACCGCCTCGGGCTGCCGCTGCTCACCGCGAGCCCGCTCCTCCGGCTCGCGCCGGCCGCGATGCTGCCCCTGCCCTCGCGCTGGTCGCTGCGCTTCGGCCCGCCCATCTCGCTGGCCGGCCGCTCGCCGGCGGAGGCGGAGGACGCGGCGCGCGTGGGCGAGCTGGCGGAGACGGTCCGCGCCACGCTGCAGGCGATGCTGGACGAGGACGTGGCCGCGCGCGGCTCGGTGTTCCTCTAGCGCGAGCCGCTCAGAGCGCCTCGACGTGCACCGTGGACGGCGGGGCCGCCGTGCGGAGGTGCGCGAGCCGGACCTGCGGCGGCGGGACCTTCAGGTCGCGGACCACGCGCAGCGCCGCGAGCCCGCGCAGCGCGTACCAGGAGAGATCGATCTCCCACCAGAAGAAGCCCTGCCGCGCGCTGGCGGCGTAGAAGTGGTGGTTGTTGTGCCACCCCTCGCCGAGCGTGACGAGCGCGAGCACCAGGCTGTTGCGCGAGCCGTCGTCGGTGGCGTAGCGGCGGCGGCCGAACACGTGCGCGAGCGAGTTGATGACGAACGTGCCGTGCCAGAGCGCCACCGTGGAGACGAAGAAGCCCCACAGCACGGCCGGCAGCCCGCCGGCGAGGAACAGCCCGGTGGCGAGCGCGGCCGGCGGGACCAGGTGGTGGCGGTCGATCCAGCGGAGCTCCGGGTAGCGCGCGAGGTCGCGCACGCGGTCGAGCTTGGTCTCGTGGTGGCGGCGCGAGAGGATCCAGCCGACGTGGCTCCACCAGAACCCCCGCTCCAGCGGCGAGTGGACGTCCTCCGGCCCGTCGGAGTGGCGGTGGTGGTCGCGGTGGTGGGCGGCCCACCAGAGCGGGCCCTTCTGCGCCGCGCTCGCGCCGAGCACCGCGAGCACGAGCTGGAACGCGCGCGAGGTCCGGTAGCTGCGGTGCGAGAAGTAGCGGTGGTACCCGGCCGTCACCGCGAACATGCGCACCGCGTACAGCGCGGCGGCGAGCGCGCCCCAGCGCCACTCGAACGGCGCGAGCCACGGGGTGGCCAGCGCGACGAGGTGCGCGGCGAAGAACGGGAGTGACGGGAGCCAGTCGATGCGGTCGGGGTCGCGCGGCATGAGCCCCCGAGCTTGGCGGGCCGCTGTCACCGGCGCGTCACCACGGTCGGTGCGCTCGCCCGGCGGCGGGGGATGCCCCCCGCGACGCGCGGCCCCAGAGTGTGATCCGGGCGGAGGTGCGCGCGGCGCCGGCGGCCGGCCGTCCGGACGGGGGAGCCGCCATGCTGGAGCAGACCGTCGAGCCCGTGGTCGACGTTCAGAAGGAGGCGTTCATCCGGCTGATGGCGGAGACGCTCCCGCTCGCGGGCTACGCCGGCGTGCGCGCCGATCTGCCGGGCTGGGAGACGCCCGACGTGATCCACGGCGCGATGCGCGACCACCGCCCCAGCCTGTTCTGCGAGGCGCCCAAGCCGGTGTTCCTCGACGTGCTGTCGCCGGGTCCGGTGGCGCTCGAGGAGGTGGCGAGCCGGTGGCAGCTCTTCTCCTCGGCCGCCGAGCTCGCCGGCGGCGAGTTCCACGTCGTGCTGCCGCGGTGGGTGGCCGGGCGCGACGGGCGCCAGGTCGCGAAGCAGATCGCCGAGCTGGTCGGCGTCCGCATCGGCTACATCTGGGCGGTCTAGGGACGGGGCGGCCGCGCCCGCTGCCGCTCCTCCTCCACCGGATCCTTCTCGGGCGGCGCGGCCTCGTCCCCGGCCCCGGCGACCTCGAACGCGGCCACCGCGCGCAGGAAGCTCCACACCTGGCGCGCGGCCGCCGGGCCGGGATCCTCCGGCCCGTCCGACCAGCCCGGGTGGCCCGCCCGCATCCGCGCGTAGAGCGCGTCCGCGGACATCCGGTCGGTGAGGCGCGAGAGGTTCGGACCGGCCTCGCCGCCGGCCTTGCGCACGCGGTGGCAGCCGATGCAGCGCGCGCCGAAGCGATCCGCGCCGAGGCGCGCGCCGTCGGGGGCGCCGTCCGGGACCGCCAGGGCCCGGCCGTAGGTCGTGAACGAGTTCGCGAGCTCGAGCGCCACCACGCCGCGCGCCCACCAGAGCCGCGCGCGCGGGTCGGTCTCGAGCCCGCGCTGGTCGAAGGTGGGCCAGGCGATGACGCGCTCCGGGAGCGGCTGGCCGTCGGCGCGATCCGCCAGCACCGGCTGGAGCTGCCGGACCAGCGTGAGCGGGATGGGGATGGCGCGGCGATCCCGGGTCCGCACGATCACCACGTCCGCGCCGCGGGTCCGCTCCACCCGGTCGCTCACCAGCGCCGCGAGCGAGGTGCCCTCCCAGGCCGCCGCCCGGCCCGACTCCGGGTCGAGGCCGCGCACGGATCGCTGCGGCAACGCGGCCAGCTCGGCCCGGCCGAGCGGGTACGGGCCGCCCTTCACGGCGCCGCGCACCTCGACCTCGGTCTCACTGGGGGTGACGCGGGGGAGGCGGGGTCCGGACGAGCATGCGGCCAGGACGAGGAGCAGAACGGTCGGCTTTCTCATGGGGCTCGTTTGGGCTATGTTCCCGGCTCCCGACGACCTCTCGGAGCGACTCAGCATGGCACGCGCGTTCATCGGAAGCACGGAATGCCGGGTACACGTGGACAAGGATCTCGGCGACTCGTGGGCGGTGACGGTCTACCCGCCCCCCACGCAGGCCGGTCCGGCCGCCCCACTGGTGGTGAAGCTCCAGGGGACGGACAAGGAGAAGGCCACCAAGGGCGCGCTGGAGATCCTCCAGGGCGCGGGCAAGATCGACAAGTACGAGCTGTAGGCCGGGGCCGTCACGGCCCCTCGGTCCGCAGGATC from Anaeromyxobacter dehalogenans 2CP-C includes:
- a CDS encoding c-type cytochrome, which translates into the protein MRKPTVLLLVLAACSSGPRLPRVTPSETEVEVRGAVKGGPYPLGRAELAALPQRSVRGLDPESGRAAAWEGTSLAALVSDRVERTRGADVVIVRTRDRRAIPIPLTLVRQLQPVLADRADGQPLPERVIAWPTFDQRGLETDPRARLWWARGVVALELANSFTTYGRALAVPDGAPDGARLGADRFGARCIGCHRVRKAGGEAGPNLSRLTDRMSADALYARMRAGHPGWSDGPEDPGPAAARQVWSFLRAVAAFEVAGAGDEAAPPEKDPVEEERQRARPPRP
- a CDS encoding acyl-CoA desaturase, with translation MPRDPDRIDWLPSLPFFAAHLVALATPWLAPFEWRWGALAAALYAVRMFAVTAGYHRYFSHRSYRTSRAFQLVLAVLGASAAQKGPLWWAAHHRDHHRHSDGPEDVHSPLERGFWWSHVGWILSRRHHETKLDRVRDLARYPELRWIDRHHLVPPAALATGLFLAGGLPAVLWGFFVSTVALWHGTFVINSLAHVFGRRRYATDDGSRNSLVLALVTLGEGWHNNHHFYAASARQGFFWWEIDLSWYALRGLAALRVVRDLKVPPPQVRLAHLRTAAPPSTVHVEAL